The Candidatus Methylomirabilota bacterium nucleotide sequence TTTTCGTACGCCTGCTTGAAGAAGGGCGCGCCCTGGTCGTAGATGCCGCCGAAGTAGATCAGGCCGGGGTTCTTCGCCTTGACCGGGGTGAGGATCGGATCGAAGTTCGACTTCTCCTCGGTGCCCTCGAAGCCGAGGACCTTGATGCCCTTCTTCTCGGCGTCGGCCTTGAAGAACTCCGCGACACCCTGGCCGTACTGGGTCTTGTCGTGGATGATGTAGACCGACTTCACCTTCATCGTGCCGTGCGCGAACTCCGAGCCGACCACGCCCTGGACGTCGTCACGGCCGCAGACGCGGTTGACGTTCGCGTAGCCGCGGTCCGTGACGGTCGGGTTCGTGTTCGCGGGCGAGATCATCGCGAGCTGGACTTCCTTGTAGACCTCCGACGACGGGATGGCGACGCCCGAGTTGAGGTGGCCGATGACGGCGAGGATCGCCTTGTCCGCGATGATGTTCTTCGCGTTCGCCACTCCCACGTCCGGCTTGGCCTGGTCGTCGAACGGCACCAGCTCGACCTTGTAGCCGAGCTTCTCGAGGTTCCCCTTGAACTTCTCAATGGCCAGCTGGGCGCCCAGCTTGATGCCCTCGCCGAGGGCGGCCTGGCCACCGCTCAGCGGGCTCTGCGTCGCGATCTTGATGGTGCCCTTGCCTTGCGCGGCGAGGCGCGACGCGGCGGGCAGCGCCACGAGCGCGAGGACCGCCAGCACTGCGAGGGTGAGGCGAGCAGGGTAGCGACTCATCGGGACCCCTCCTTGGTCGTCGAATCGGCGTGTCGACGCGCGGCCATTATAGCGGCGGAGTACGGCCGGTCAAGTCACGCGCCGCGCGGATCGCCGCGAGAAACCCGCGCGTCGCGGCGGCGGGATCGGGGGCGCCGCACACCGCGGAGATCACCGCGACGCCGTCGGCGCCGGCGCGGATCACCTCGGCGACGTTCGCGTCGGTGATACCGCCGATCCCGACGAGGGGCCGCTCCGTCAGCGGCCGGATCCGCCGCAGGAGGTCGGGGCCGACCAGCTCGAACCCGGGCTTGGTCGCCGTCGCGAACATCGAGCCGACGGCGATGTAGTCGGCCCCGTCGTCGCGCGCGCGCGTCGCCTGCTCGAGGCTGTGGGTCGAGCGCCCGAGGATCATGCCGGGGCGGAGCAGGGGACGCGCGGCGCCGGGCGGCAGGTCGTCCTGGCCGAGGTGCACGCCGTCGGCGGCGACCGCGAGGGCGAGGTCCACCCGATCGTTCACGACGAACGTCACGCCGGCCCGGCGGCACCGCGCGCGGAGGCGCTCGGCGAGCGGCAGGAGCCGCCCCGAGGGCCACGCCTTCTCGCGGAGCTGGACCATGCGGCAGCCACCCTCGATCGCCGCGGCGAGGATCTCGTCGAGGTCCCGGCCGCGCGCCGCGGCGCGGTCGAGGATGACGTACAGCGTGGCGTCCATCAGCCGCGGAGCCGGGCCGCGTCAACGCTCGTGAAGCGCCCCTCGACGAACGCCGGGTCGTTCAGCACCCGGATGAGGAACGGGATGGAGGTCTTCACGCCTTCGACGACGGTCTCGGCGAGCGCCCGGCGCATGCGGGCGATCGCCTCGGCGCGCTCCCCCCCGCGCACGACGATCTTCGCGAGCAGCGAGTCGTAGAACGGCGGCACCGCGTAGGGCGCCATGAGGTGGCTGTCCACGCGCACGCCGAAGCCCCCCGGCGGCACCCACGCGGTGACGCGCCCGGCGCTCGGCGCGAAGGTCTCCGGGTCCTCGGCGTTGACGCGGCACTCGATCGCGTGCCCGTCGAGGCGCACCGCGTCCTGGCGGTAGCCGAGCGCCTCGCCCGCGGCGATCCGGATCTGCTCGCGCACGAGATCGATGCCGGTGACCATCTCGGTCACGGGGTGCTCGACCTGGAGCCGCGTGTTCATCTCGATGAAGTAGAAGTCGCCCGCCTCGTCCACGAGGAACTCGACCGTGCCCGCGCTCACGTAGTTGACCGCGGCGGCGGTGGCGAGCGCGGCGCGGTGGAGCCCGCCGCGCGTCTCGGCCGTGAGGGACGGCGCGGGCGACTCCTCGACGAGCTTCTGGTGGCGGCGCTGGACCGAGCAGTCGCGCTCGCCGAGGTGCACGCGGATGCCGTTCTTGTCGCCCAGCACCTGCACTTCGACGTGCCGCGCCTTCTCGAGAAACTTCTCGCAGTAGATGTCGGAGGAGCCGAACGCGGCGCCCGCCTCCGTCTGGCAGGCGGCGAAGGCCGCCGGGACCTCCGCGCGCTGCCGCACGGTCCGCATGCCGCGCCCGCCGCCGCCCGCGACCGCCTTGAAGATGACGGGGTAGCCGATGCGGTCCGCGACCTCCTGCGCTTCCGCCGCGTCCTTGAGCGGGAGCTCGCTGCCCGGGACGACGGGCACGCCCGCCTGCTTGGCGAGCTGGCGCGCCTGCGCCTTGTCGCCCATGAGCCGGATCGCCTCGGGCGAGGGACCGATGAAGGTGATGGAGCAGGCGCGGCACACCTCGGCGAACGCGGCGTTCTCGGCGAGGAAGCCGTAGCCGGGATGGATCGCCTCGCTGTCGGTCACCGCGGCGGCGGAGATGATCGCCGGGATGTTGAGGTAGCTGAGCCGCGCGGCGTCGGGGCCGACGCAGATGGACTCGTCGGCGCGCTTGACGGGCAGCGAGCCCGCGTCGGCCGTCGAGTGGGCGATGACGCTCCGGATGCCGAGCTCGCGGCAGGTACGGATGATCCGCAGCGCGATCTCGCCGCGGTTCGCGATGAGGATTTTATGGAACATTTGAACAGGGCGCGGGCACCCGGGCTTTCGCCACGCCCGCGCCCCGCCGGAACTTCACGGGTCCGACGATCACTCGCCCCACGAGAGTCCCGATTACCCCCCGAGCAGGCGCCGCCACTGGGATTCGATCTCGGCCATGCGCAGGCCGTACACCCGGCGCGTCGCGTCGTCGATGCCGTCGCCCGCGGCCAGCCGGGCCAGGAGCTCGCGCATCGCCTCCATGCCGCCGCGGTCCAGGAGGTCGCCGACGACCCAGAGCGCGATGTCGTAGCCCGCCCGCGCCCGCACCGGGTCGGCGTCGGTCACGAGCGCCTCGACGCCACCGAGCGTGAGGCTTCCGGGCACGCGCAGCATCGGATCGGCCGCGGCCCCCTCGAGCGCCTGCGCGAGCCCCTCGTGGAGCCAGCGCGGCGCGCGCCCCCGCGAGAGGTGGTGGACCGCGGCGTGCGCGTACTCGTGGACGATCAGCCGCTCGAGCTCCGCGGCGGGCGGGAGGGTCGGCGGGAGCGGCAGCCGGATCTTGCCGTCGAAGAGCCCCGTGGCCCAGCCGTGGACGCGCGTCACCTTCTCCCACTGGCGCTCCTCGTACAGGACGACGCTGATCCGCTCGCTGGGCGCGTAGCCGAGGGCGCGCCCGACCCGGTCGGCGGCCGCGTCGAGCGCGGCGACCACCGCGCGCCGCGCCTCCTCCCCGCGCGCGCCCCGGTACTTCACGACGAAGCGCGGCGTGACGATCCGCGCGAAGCCGGCCTCGGCCCGGCGCTCACGTTCCACCTTCTCGAGGAGCCGCCGCGCGGCCTCGTGGTCGGGCTGGCGCTCGAGCACGGCGCGCAGGTGGGCGATCGCGCGGTCGGGGCTGTCGCGCTGGTCGTAGAGGTGCGCCAGCAGCAGCCGCACGTCCGCGTCGAACTCGGCGCGCACCGCGCTCTCGAGCGGTCCCAGCGCCTCGTCCGGCCGCCCCGCGTGGACCGCCGCGAGGCCGAGCCCCTTCCAGAGCGAGGGGGCGTCGGGCGCTTCACCGAGCGCCTGGCGGAAGAGCAGGAGCGCCTCGTCCGGACGCCCCTCGCGCAGCGCCTGCCAGCCCCAGCCCTCGAAGCACCGTCCGACGTCCTCGCGCCGGGCCGGGCTCGCGGGATCCGCGTCCGCCGCGCGAGCGAAGCGCTCGCACGCGCGCGGGAACTGGCCGGCCGCGTAGAGGCTCAGAGCCTCCTGCATGAGCGCGCGCGTGACGTCGGCGGTGGTCGCCGGCACGACGGCGGGCGCGGGCTCCGGGGCCGGGTGGCGCCGTCCCGCCGACCAGCCGAGCCCGAGCGCGACGAGGCTCAGGGCCGAGAGGGCGGCGACGGTTCCGAGGCGCGCGCGGCGGGGGGGTCTCACGGCCGGGGACTCAGCGCGCCGGCTCGATCAGGAAGAGGGGCTGCCCGTACTCGACGGCGTGCCCGTTCTCGACGAGGATCTTCGCGATGCGCCCGCCGACCTTCGCCTCGATCTCGTTCATGAGCTTCATCGCCTCGATGACGCACACGATCTGCCCCTCCTTCACGACGTCGCCCTCGCGCACGTAGGGGTCCGCGTTCGGGGACGGCGCGCGGTAGAAGGTGCCGACCATCGGCGACTCCACCGACACCGACGAGGACGGGACCACGTCGGTGACGACCGGCGCGGGGGCGGCGTCGGGCGCGCCGGACGCCGGCGGTGCTCCGTGAGCGGTCGCGCCGGGCCGCTGGACGCGGACGCGAACGTCGCCCCACGCCACCTCGATCTCGCCGAGCCCGAGCTCGTGGAGCGCGGCGCCGAGCCGTCGGGCCAGCGCGACGACCGCCTGCTCGCTCGTCTCGGGACGCGCCCGCCCGCGGGCCATCACGTCCCCGCCGCCGCGACGCGACCGAGGTACTCGCCGGTGCGCGTGTCGACCTTCACGACGTCGCCTTCGTTGAGGAAGAGCGGCACCTGGAGGACCGCGCCTGTCTCGAGCCGCGCGGGCTTCGTGCCGCCCTGCGCCGTGTCGCCGCGCACCCCGGGATCGGTCTTGGCGATCGCGAGCTCGACGAAGTTCGGCAGCTCGACCGCCCCCGGCCGGCCCTCGATGTAGAGGACGTCCACCTCGGTGTTTTCCCTGAGGTAGTCGCGCGCCTCACCGACCTCGTCGGGCGAGAGCGACACCTGGTCGTACGACTCGGTGTCCATGAAGTGGTAGCGGTCGTCGCGGTAGAGGAACTGCATGTGCTTCTCCTCGAAGTCGACCAGCGCCACCTTCTCGCCCGAGCGGAACGTGTTGTCGATCACCTTGCCGAGCCGCATGTGCTTGAGCTTGGTGCGGACGAACGCGCCGCCCTTGCCGGGCTTGACGTGCTGGAAATCCACGATCGCGTAGGGCTCGCCGTCGAAGACGATCCTGAGCCCCTTCTTGAACTCCGCCGTCGAGACTTGCATCGCGCTCTAGCCTTTCCGTCGCTGGCGGGCGCGGAGCGTCGTCTCCAGCCCCTCGCGCGCCGGGCCGTTGTCGGGATCTCTTCGCAGGATTCGCGTGAAGACCTGCGCGGCTTCCTCGACACAGCCCTGCTCCAGGCAGAGCGCGCCGAAGGCGGCCGTCGCGAACGTGTCGTCGGCGAGGACGCGGCCGAGGCCGCTCGCGTCCTCGCCCTGGGGCGTCGCCGCGCGGAGCAGGGCCGCCAGCGAGCGCGACTCGCGGTCGCCGGGGTCGAGCCGCACCGCGGTCTCGAGGTGCGCGACCGCCCGATCGACGCGACCCAGGCGGCGATGGAGCTCCGCCGCGAGGCGATGGGCCTGGACGTCCTTCGCGGCCAGCGCGAGAATCGCGTCCGTCTCCGCGAGCGCGTGCGCGAGCTCGCCCTCGGCCGCGAGGGCCTTGGCGAGGATGAGCCGCGCGGTCGTGTAGTGGGGGTAGCGGGCGAGCCCGCTGCGACACAGCGTCACCGCCTCGCGCGTGCGCCCCGCCTTCCGGTAGAGATCCGCGAGCTGCGCGAACGCGAGCGAGCCGGGGTCGCGCTGCAGCCGCTCCTCCTGCCGGCGGATCGCGTCGGCCAGCGCGGGCTCGTCCATGGCCATGGCGAATCGGTTATACGGAGCGCCGGTTTCGGTTGTCAACACGGGTCACGTCCCGAGCGCGGCGAGGACCGCCCGAACGTCGGCCGCCGGGACGTCGTACACGAGGCGGAACGCGCCGATCCGCGGGGCCAGCACGAACGGCACGCGGCCGTCGCGCGCCTTCTTGTCGCGGGCGATCGCCGCGACCACCGCCTCGGCGTCGAGCGCCGGCGCGCGCACGGGGAGGCCGACGGCGGCGAGCAGCCGCTCCTGGCGCGTCACCGTGTCGGCGGAGGCGAGTCCGAGCCGCAGGGCGAGCCGCGCCTCGGCCACGATGCCGAGGGACACCGCCTCGCCGTGGGCGAAGCGCGCGTAGCCGGTCGCCGCCTCGAGGGCGTGCCCGATCGTATGGCCGTAGTTCAGGACGTGGCGCAGCTCGCTCTCGCGCTCGTCGCGCTCGACGATCGAGGCCTTCAGCCGGCAGGAGCCGCCGACGATGCGCTCCACGGTCGGCAGGTCGCGCGCAC carries:
- a CDS encoding tetratricopeptide repeat protein, with protein sequence MAMDEPALADAIRRQEERLQRDPGSLAFAQLADLYRKAGRTREAVTLCRSGLARYPHYTTARLILAKALAAEGELAHALAETDAILALAAKDVQAHRLAAELHRRLGRVDRAVAHLETAVRLDPGDRESRSLAALLRAATPQGEDASGLGRVLADDTFATAAFGALCLEQGCVEEAAQVFTRILRRDPDNGPAREGLETTLRARQRRKG
- a CDS encoding tetratricopeptide repeat protein, whose amino-acid sequence is MRPPRRARLGTVAALSALSLVALGLGWSAGRRHPAPEPAPAVVPATTADVTRALMQEALSLYAAGQFPRACERFARAADADPASPARREDVGRCFEGWGWQALREGRPDEALLLFRQALGEAPDAPSLWKGLGLAAVHAGRPDEALGPLESAVRAEFDADVRLLLAHLYDQRDSPDRAIAHLRAVLERQPDHEAARRLLEKVERERRAEAGFARIVTPRFVVKYRGARGEEARRAVVAALDAAADRVGRALGYAPSERISVVLYEERQWEKVTRVHGWATGLFDGKIRLPLPPTLPPAAELERLIVHEYAHAAVHHLSRGRAPRWLHEGLAQALEGAAADPMLRVPGSLTLGGVEALVTDADPVRARAGYDIALWVVGDLLDRGGMEAMRELLARLAAGDGIDDATRRVYGLRMAEIESQWRRLLGG
- the thiE gene encoding thiamine phosphate synthase, with product MDATLYVILDRAAARGRDLDEILAAAIEGGCRMVQLREKAWPSGRLLPLAERLRARCRRAGVTFVVNDRVDLALAVAADGVHLGQDDLPPGAARPLLRPGMILGRSTHSLEQATRARDDGADYIAVGSMFATATKPGFELVGPDLLRRIRPLTERPLVGIGGITDANVAEVIRAGADGVAVISAVCGAPDPAAATRGFLAAIRAARDLTGRTPPL
- the accB gene encoding acetyl-CoA carboxylase biotin carboxyl carrier protein — protein: MARGRARPETSEQAVVALARRLGAALHELGLGEIEVAWGDVRVRVQRPGATAHGAPPASGAPDAAPAPVVTDVVPSSSVSVESPMVGTFYRAPSPNADPYVREGDVVKEGQIVCVIEAMKLMNEIEAKVGGRIAKILVENGHAVEYGQPLFLIEPAR
- a CDS encoding branched-chain amino acid ABC transporter substrate-binding protein; the encoded protein is MSRYPARLTLAVLAVLALVALPAASRLAAQGKGTIKIATQSPLSGGQAALGEGIKLGAQLAIEKFKGNLEKLGYKVELVPFDDQAKPDVGVANAKNIIADKAILAVIGHLNSGVAIPSSEVYKEVQLAMISPANTNPTVTDRGYANVNRVCGRDDVQGVVGSEFAHGTMKVKSVYIIHDKTQYGQGVAEFFKADAEKKGIKVLGFEGTEEKSNFDPILTPVKAKNPGLIYFGGIYDQGAPFFKQAYEKGIKAKFLGPDGMDSSDLVKIAGKAVVGMYYTSAAGPASALPKAKQFVEDFKKKFGKNPEPYAAEAYDAAVIALRAIEAAAKGGKAPTREDVSAAIRKVKYNGITGEIEFDGKGDRKKALYFVLQVVSDNSEKWGDNKIVKQLTIAPPAMAKK
- the accC gene encoding acetyl-CoA carboxylase biotin carboxylase subunit, with the translated sequence MFHKILIANRGEIALRIIRTCRELGIRSVIAHSTADAGSLPVKRADESICVGPDAARLSYLNIPAIISAAAVTDSEAIHPGYGFLAENAAFAEVCRACSITFIGPSPEAIRLMGDKAQARQLAKQAGVPVVPGSELPLKDAAEAQEVADRIGYPVIFKAVAGGGGRGMRTVRQRAEVPAAFAACQTEAGAAFGSSDIYCEKFLEKARHVEVQVLGDKNGIRVHLGERDCSVQRRHQKLVEESPAPSLTAETRGGLHRAALATAAAVNYVSAGTVEFLVDEAGDFYFIEMNTRLQVEHPVTEMVTGIDLVREQIRIAAGEALGYRQDAVRLDGHAIECRVNAEDPETFAPSAGRVTAWVPPGGFGVRVDSHLMAPYAVPPFYDSLLAKIVVRGGERAEAIARMRRALAETVVEGVKTSIPFLIRVLNDPAFVEGRFTSVDAARLRG
- the efp gene encoding elongation factor P; translation: MQVSTAEFKKGLRIVFDGEPYAIVDFQHVKPGKGGAFVRTKLKHMRLGKVIDNTFRSGEKVALVDFEEKHMQFLYRDDRYHFMDTESYDQVSLSPDEVGEARDYLRENTEVDVLYIEGRPGAVELPNFVELAIAKTDPGVRGDTAQGGTKPARLETGAVLQVPLFLNEGDVVKVDTRTGEYLGRVAAAGT